The genomic window GAGATAAGCTTGTTAGCTTGTGTTTCAAGCTCATTACTCATTTCATCATTCTGCGTCGATGTTTCACCTGAATTTTCTGCGACATCACGAATAGAAACAACATGACGGTTTACCTCTGCTGCTACCACACTTTGTTCTTGAATTGCTGTTGCAATGGCAGTGTTCATATCCATGATACCGACGATGTCTTCATTTATTTGGGCTAACATCTGTCCTGCTTGGTTTGCTTGCTCTGCACTCTCTTTGCCTTCCTCTCGACAATCTGTCATTAATGAGACGATATTTTGAGTGCGGCTTTGCAGTGAACTGATAATGTTTTCTATCTCTTTTGTTGACTCTTGAGTACGGCTAGCGAGCGTACGAACCTCATCAGCCACGACGGCAAAACCGCGCCCTTGTTCGCCGGCTCTTGCCGCTTCAATAGCTGCATTTAGCGCCAGTAAATTAGTTTGTTCTGCAATACCTCTAATAACATCTAATACACTACCAATGGTTTCGCTATCTTTAGAAAGGTTAATCACCACATCTTCAGATTCAACTAATTTACCAGAAAGTATGTTTATCTGCTCTATAGTGGCATCAACACCTTGTTTACCAATGGCCGCATTTTGATTCGTTTGTTCTGCTTTATCGGCCGCATCAGTAGTATTACTTGCAATCTCCTCAATAGTGGCAACCATCTCAGTAACAGCTGTAGCAACCATGTCAGTTTCTTGCATTTGTGCCTGAACTCCCTCGTGAGCTTGATGTATATTAGCTGTGAGTGTGGTTGCCGCTTGGGTTACATTGTTTGCCGACTCTTGTGTCGAGATAATCAATGCGTGGAAATTTTTAATCATGCCGTTAAATGCATGTGCCATCTCAGCCAGTTCATCATTGTTCTTTGTTGAAACGACGATGGTGAGATCGTTAGTTTCGGCAATTTGAACAATAGAGCGCTTAATAAAGGTAATGCCACTCATAATGCTACGGCTTACGATAGAGCCGATAACAATAGATAGGATTAATGCAATAGCAAAAAGAACATAGGTTACGCTACTGATCGATTTGATATAACTATCAATAGCTACATTGGTTTTTACAACCAATGCATTTTGTTGCTGAATAACCATCGCTGAACTATCAAAGAGAGCTTTACGAAGGCCACTTTGGGCATCGTAACCAAACACTTTTTGCTCTGCAGCAAGGTCAAGAAAAGCTTTTTTATATTTAGGTAAAGAGTAGTTAACTGCGGTTTTTTTACCGATAGAAAGGCTACTATCTTCAACACCATTAAGTAATTGTTTGTAAATACGCTCATATTTTCTAATGTGTTTACGGTCAAAGTCCATTAAAAAATCTTTTTCGTAACGGCGTAATTGCAAGGTTAAACTAAGCATTTCAAAATCAGATTTTCCAATTGAACGTTCTACTTGCTTCACTGCTTTAGTGAGTGCGCCATAAAGACCATCTTTCGTTGTGAGACCTATTCTTTGTTGTGACTCAACAAGAACATTAAATTGCTGTCTGTATTCAGTTAAGGCAGAACTGAGAGTTGCTATCTCGGAGGTCGATATACCCATTTCGACTAGTGTGCGTTTTACTTTTTCTAATTGATCAACGACCTTGGCATCCTGCGCCGTAAAGTCATCAACATCAGTCAATAACTTTTGAGCAATAAAGTTCTTCTCGTAGTGCCGTAATTGTAAAATACCTGACTCTATTTCGCCGATATCCTGAGCAAGAGTGATATCTTTTTGTAACGCTGAAGAAGAAAAATTTAATAGCAACAACATCGCGAGCATGCTGGCGATGGAGATAACAGTATTAGCGATTAATTTATGTTTTATTAGCATGGTAGTTTGCCCAATTTTTTTTACATGAATATCTAATGGCTGTTTATAGCTTATGTTGCTATTTCGTAACCATCCAGAAAATAACCCGAATTAACTTTTTTTTGTGATAATACCCATATGAATCGTTTTAATACGTGTTTATTTACTTCTGTTGCAATTGCGTTTTGCGCTTGGAACACTATTGCAATATTGGCATCTATGATCATGATAGCGATAACAGCATTATTCATTTATGCTAACACTCGACCTGCCTCTGCGATTCATTTATAGCTTTATTAACCTTCCTCGCAACATTCGCTTATCAAGCTGCTGATGTTGCCGGTATGCGTTTGTAATGAACTAATTATATTTTTATCTATTTGGTTGAGTCTTATGTAAAGTTGTTAAGGCACAAACCTTATCGGCAACCATTGCTAAGTCTTTACCCTATTCAACTCAATAACTCTTGATGTTTCAATTTTTCCAATGCTCTGTGACAAGGCAAACTACTGTTGTAATGTATCCGAGCTTAATTTTAAAAAGGACAACATAGTAAACATACTCAGTATTGATCTGTTGGTGTATACCATAAGTTTATGTTTTTGAGCATGAATGTATTGCCTAGTCATTAGTTTCAATATTTATGTTAACTAAATTGTAATAATGGATGCCAAAATCGCCAGTGAGCGGAGCAGAAAAGCCCTATTTTTTAGGTACTAGAAATAAAAATTTAAGGTTAATGGTTAGTTGGTATTTACTTGATGGTGATTTCATCACCTTGACGATAATCAGGCAAGGTGATGAAATTTAGAGTGAATTAGACTTGAAAGCGACTTATCTCCTCAGTCAATACACTCGCTTGTTGTGCAAGCTCTTCACTCATTTCACTATTCTGTACAGATGACTCTCCAGTTGATTCCGCGACATCGCGTATTGATACTACGTGTCTATTAACCTCTGTAGCGACTGCACTTTGTTCTTGAATGGCGGTTGCAATCGCCGTGTTCATATCCATTATGCTAATAACATCACTATTTATTTGCTCTAGCAAGTCACCAGCAACACTTGCTTGCTCGCTGCTTTGCTGACCTTCGTCACGACACTCGGACATTAACGTCACTATATTGGAGGTACGATTTTGTAGTGTACTAATGATGCTCTCAATCTCTTTGGTTGACTCTTGGGTGCGACTGGCTAGTGTTCGTACTTCGTC from Psychromonas sp. psych-6C06 includes these protein-coding regions:
- a CDS encoding methyl-accepting chemotaxis protein, which translates into the protein MLIKHKLIANTVISIASMLAMLLLLNFSSSALQKDITLAQDIGEIESGILQLRHYEKNFIAQKLLTDVDDFTAQDAKVVDQLEKVKRTLVEMGISTSEIATLSSALTEYRQQFNVLVESQQRIGLTTKDGLYGALTKAVKQVERSIGKSDFEMLSLTLQLRRYEKDFLMDFDRKHIRKYERIYKQLLNGVEDSSLSIGKKTAVNYSLPKYKKAFLDLAAEQKVFGYDAQSGLRKALFDSSAMVIQQQNALVVKTNVAIDSYIKSISSVTYVLFAIALILSIVIGSIVSRSIMSGITFIKRSIVQIAETNDLTIVVSTKNNDELAEMAHAFNGMIKNFHALIISTQESANNVTQAATTLTANIHQAHEGVQAQMQETDMVATAVTEMVATIEEIASNTTDAADKAEQTNQNAAIGKQGVDATIEQINILSGKLVESEDVVINLSKDSETIGSVLDVIRGIAEQTNLLALNAAIEAARAGEQGRGFAVVADEVRTLASRTQESTKEIENIISSLQSRTQNIVSLMTDCREEGKESAEQANQAGQMLAQINEDIVGIMDMNTAIATAIQEQSVVAAEVNRHVVSIRDVAENSGETSTQNDEMSNELETQANKLISEVSKFTV